The Aspergillus flavus chromosome 2, complete sequence region GAACAAAAAGCTCTGCCGCTGCTTGTAATATTTCCTGTGCTCTGACTCGTCGAACAAGGCGCCGATCGTTGCTGGATGCTCTCAACTTCTCCCACTCCGCCTCCGACTAAGCAGGGATTAAGATATTAGGGCTGCATTAGTGCTGACAGCCTCCATTGTTTCACCTCCAATTCTCGTTCCACCGGTGTTGTTGAATTGCTAACTCCTGACTTCCGTGCCTGTCAATCTCCTGGTCGTCGTCTTGGcgcatttttctttttggttgcTTCTCTCTCCAgcctttcttccttcctttctgtctttcttctctaccTCCCCCGCCACCACAATTGTCCGGCCATGTTGCTAATCATCGCAGTGGCCCTCCTGGGCTGGACCCTGTACAGCGTCTTCTGCCTGGTCGGGAACATCCGCCGTATCCAGAAAATCGGCATTCCTTACCACGTCATTCCCTGCAGCCCCGTCAATCCGCTCTGGATTCTGCTCGAgcctctcatcttcttcattcttgGTCTCCTCCCGTTTGAATTCGGTCGCATCAAACACTATGGTCGCCGTACCTGGCAGTTTACCGACAAGGCCCAGTCGCATATGCGAATGGGCGATGCCTGGGCGATCGCAACTCCCAACGAGATCTTTGTCTACATCTGCGACGCCGATGCTATTACCGACATTATTGCGCGTCGCGCGGATTTCGTGCGCCCAATTGAGCTCTTCAGTATGACCCAAGGATGAGTTTTAGAAGCTGCTTCACTGACCCCACTAGCCCTGCTCAATGTCTTCGGTCCAAATGTTGCAACGGTTGGTCTACTCCAATCCTGTCACTCAATGTGATTCTAACTTGCTGGTAGACCGAGGGCGCCGACTGGCAGCGCCACCGCAAGATCGTCGCCGCTCCCTTCAACGAAAGCTTGAACAGCTTCGTCTGGCGCGAAGCCCTCACTCAGGCGCAGAGCATGCTGACTACTCGAGCCACGGCCGGACCCTCCGGTGGACTGGGTACTGACACACGGACTCTGGCGCTCAATGTTCTCGCAGCAACCGGTTTCAAACGGTCAACGCGCTTCCAGAGCGCTCAAGAAGCGCAGTCAGAGGATCCGCGCTCCTACGCGCAGTCGCTGAAGACCGTCATGCTCAACACTTTCCTCATCATGCTAATTCCCCCCTCCGTGCTAAAATTCCCCATCTTCCCCAGCTGGTGCCGTCGCGCCGGTGAGGCCGTCGAGGACTTCAAGCAGCACATGCTCAACATGTTCAATACAGAGAAAACGCTCCTCGACCAGGGCAAACCAGGCACCGGCACGCTGATGTCGTCCTTCGTTCGCGAATCCACCGTCGATCCCAAGAGCAATAAGACCGTTCTTACCCTCGACGAAATCCTGGGCAATATCTACGTGATCAACTTCGCTGGCCACGATACAACAGCCGGCTCCCTTACCTACGTCCTATTCTTGCTTGCCGCATACCCCAATATCCAGGAATGGATCGCAGAGGAGATCCGCACCGTCTTCCCCAACCCCGACCGCGACACATGGGATTACAAGGAAGCTTTCCCCCGACTAAAGCGGTGCCTCGCAGTAGTCGTAAGCACCCGGCCCAATCCCCCCTTATGAAGCCCATATACTGACCCGAAGCCACCCACCAGCTCGAAACCGTCCGTCTCTACCCCCCCATCCTGGCCTTACCCAAATCCGTCGCCCCGCAATCAACCAGCCTCCGCCTCCCAGAAAGCAACCGCACCATAGTCCTCCCCAAGGGAACCGTCGTCCTCCCCAGCCTCCTCGCCGCTCAAACACACCCGAAATACTGGCCCGACGAGCCCACCACCTGGAATCCCCGTCGCTGGATCGAAACTCCTAACCCAACCGACGCCACCCCCAGCACACCGGAAGACCACCTCGCAGGCGAAGAAATCATGGAACCCCGCGCGGGCTCATACTTCCCCTGGTCGGCCGGTGTGCAGAACTGTGCAGGACGCAAGTTCGCGCAGGTGGAGATCGTGGCGGCCATGGCGGCGTGGTTTAGGGAGTATCGGGTGCGGCCGGTCagagaagatggagaggaCTTTGAGAAGGCGCAGGCGCGGATCTTAGAGTCCACTAATGATAGTTATCAGTTGTTGGTTATGCAGATGAGGGATCCGGATAGTGCTAAGTTTGTTTGGGAGAGGGTTGAGTGAGTGATATCCTTGGGTTGCTGTGAGTGGAGGTAAGTGAAGGTGTGAGAGGTGTGTTGTTTCGATAAATTTGAATTGACACTGTACACTTGTTTCTATAATCTCTCCTCGGTGTTATCCTCAATGAGATATgattcttattttatatattatggCCAATATCCTTGCTGGATTATTGAATCGCATTTCATGTTCAATGCTTCGTAGTATTGACATAGAAGTTACCCTGAAAGGCAC contains the following coding sequences:
- a CDS encoding putative cytochrome P450, translating into MLLIIAVALLGWTLYSVFCLVGNIRRIQKIGIPYHVIPCSPVNPLWILLEPLIFFILGLLPFEFGRIKHYGRRTWQFTDKAQSHMRMGDAWAIATPNEIFVYICDADAITDIIARRADFVRPIELFTLLNVFGPNVATTEGADWQRHRKIVAAPFNESLNSFVWREALTQAQSMLTTRATAGPSGGLGTDTRTLALNVLAATGFKRSTRFQSAQEAQSEDPRSYAQSLKTVMLNTFLIMLIPPSVLKFPIFPSWCRRAGEAVEDFKQHMLNMFNTEKTLLDQGKPGTGTLMSSFVRESTVDPKSNKTVLTLDEILGNIYVINFAGHDTTAGSLTYVLFLLAAYPNIQEWIAEEIRTVFPNPDRDTWDYKEAFPRLKRCLAVVLETVRLYPPILALPKSVAPQSTSLRLPESNRTIVLPKGTVVLPSLLAAQTHPKYWPDEPTTWNPRRWIETPNPTDATPSTPEDHLAGEEIMEPRAGSYFPWSAGVQNCAGRKFAQVEIVAAMAAWFREYRVRPVREDGEDFEKAQARILESTNDSYQLLVMQMRDPDSAKFVWERVE